CATTATCCTGTGGGCCATTACAGCatgttttataataatgatgataacaCATTCTCTACATTTCTagacatcaacacaacatgtggtttaatatgttttgtgtatttcttttcattcatttaaaaatgacatttcctTAAAACGACAGTTTTATCATATGAGGGCATTTGTCAGAATTGTCCTCAGTAAGTTTTTAACAGTTATAGAAGTTTAGAGTCATTTTATTTCCCAACAGAAAATGAAcgtaaacattttgttttgctctttatGAGACGAGAGatcaaacaatgaaacaaatctGTTGTGCTCAAATCTCTAAGGGTGCAGAAGTATTTACTGTCACCTCACGACAGTTAAAGGTACAGTTTTTGTAGAACAGCGCTACATAGAATTGGTAAAATTGATATAACTTTATACttaagaagaataaaaaacaaaagtgcttattgatatataaaaataacagttAATATCTAACAAGAGCCATAAAATCTCTATTGGAGCCTGAAAGTGTTTATCTActcatagtggtgagtagagaaTGAGTGAAGTTCCACTTTCctgtgaactttccctttaacgTGTCTCTGACTTTtgaatgaatataaaacaaaataaaaacaatgtgatgtttctttaaatccctctgattgtttttattataaaccGCGCCCCTTCTCTGACGTCGCAGCGCACGCTCCCGGAAGCAGTTGCCGGACGTCATGACGTCGCCGCTTGTGACTTGACGAAATGGATCCGAGATCAGCTCGCGGAGGATCCGAGAGTCGGAGGGTTTCCACCGgaggataaaacacacacaccccccccgcagacacacactcacacacagccgCAGGTTCGatcccgcagcagcagcagccaactCACACACCGCGTGAAAGTAAGTCACCGCCCGCCCGGGTTAGCTTGGAGCTAATGTAGCATTGAGTGTTTACTCCCCAGGAGAAGTAACGTGGTTCAAACtataatgttttaaattcaCTTCTACACTAAGAggagtgtgtgtccgtgtgtcctGCGGCTCGAGGGGGACATGAGGACATGAAGACAGCACCAGGACAAACTACTTCCAACGTTTAGTTACAGGAGGGACACTGGTCTGAGCAGCATGGGCGGATCGTGGTAAAACAAGGGGCCCGGGGGCACAAACAGAGGAGCAGCCCCCCCCCGCTCACCCCTCAAACTACATGTGATTGAGCCGTGACATTTGTGGACTTGATGCTCATTAGTTGTTCACTTGTGTCTCATTTGTCTCTCGTTGACTGTTTGTCACATTCTGGTAGTTTTGTCTTCGGGCTGGACGATGCGGCCAAAAAGTgataaagatataaaaatgaGCCGATATCCACGACACGCGTCCTCCACCGAATCAAGGTTGTGCTTTTAAACTCTTTTCTTTGAAACAGTTAAATCTGCTGTTAATCAATTACGTGTTGTCTCCTCACCGACTCGATATCGATTTGTTATATGGCTATAATTGATATTTTAGCCCCAATCTGTGGATCGTTATTTGTCTCTTAACGATCACTTGTCTCTCGATGGACGttgtttgtgtcatttgaaTCTTTCTTGTGGTCGTCGTGACTCTTAGTTTTTGGTCTCCGCCATCGTCCTGTCGTCATTTGGTCTTTTATCTAGTCTCGTTTGTCATTTCTCTCTGTAGCTTTTTGGCGTTTCTCTCACTTATGTCTCTAATGTGGTCATTTGAATCTTCCTGTGGTTGTTGAGTCACTGTGGcgtcgcccccccccccacaacacTTTAAACAGAAGCTCTGACTCGTGTGCGGTCGGCCAACTTGTTGATCCTTCCACGAGGCCAGTGCCCAAAGGGGAAGAAAGTTAGTTCCACTTCAGTTTACTGTTATCGCAGCTGTATCACAGTATAAATAGAAGTACAAATATAGAAGATTTGAAGGGATCACTCTCATTTCATCATTTCCAGCGCTCACAGCTGAATATTGGTATCGATAGTTGACCCAATAGTTTGAGCGATCTTTGTTAACGAGCTGTACGGTTCTCCTAATGTAAAACTTTAGAGAAACCCTGAAGAATCTTTGCTCGGTTCAGGAAGTGAAGATAAACTCTTGTGTGAGTGACTCAGTGGTTTTTTGCTGACCAGCTTCTCTTTTAGACGATGAGTCATCAGCTCATGACGCCACCGTAGAAAaggttaaaaacaaaatagagCTTTTGATCCACTTGATTAAACCGTGTCCTCCTGTGTCTTTGCAGTGAAGAGCTCGGTAGGATGAACAGCAATCAAGATGATGTAAGTAGCTCTTTCCCATTTTCTACACAACACAAGATTCACTTCTAAGCAAATTTCCTCATTTAATAAAAGCTGAATAATTCCTccatttgatatttttaaaaagcatttcaGGAGCTACATCTGTGTTGAGGGTTATGATGTCCctacacagaaatacagatcCTATCAGTTTAGCCTCgatacagtaaaacacagacacggttattttaatgtaaatttaaatgtataaaaatgtgtttcctgtttccgtCCTCCAGGAGTTTGTTGCAGTGCGGGTCCAAGATCCCCGCATTCAAAATGAAGGCTCGTGGAATTCACATGTGGACTTTAAAATATTCCTGCATGTGAGTATTGATATAAAAATCACAATATAATGACAATAAGTAGAACTGTGCAAATGTGGTGTGAagatttgctttgtttttgtgacgTTCATACTTTTAAGTTTCAAACTTCTTGGTCGGATTAAAAACAGATTAGAAGCCAATTAAGAAACCAAAGATTAAATGGAAGGAAATTTAAAAGTCTATTTGTTAGTGGGAAAGATTTGATTGTAGCCTCAGTTATGTTGagtgtgagaaaacaacaagttGATAACAGTTGTCTCTTTTTATCTGTGTTGTTTACCAGCCTTTGGCCAGTTTTGCAAACCTCAGATTGATCTGTTTATCCTCTGgtctttatctttttattccTTGATGGTATGTTGGTGCTGCGACACGAGCATTTCCCTAAACCATTTGAAGATAAGTCAGTTCTATGATGCCCAGAGGACGTTTTATTCCAGATGAATATCACCAGTAGTTGTGCGACAGTGGAGCACTTTTTGCCACTAAGGAACAAACTTGGTTTTCTATAACTGACGCTACAGAAAACAGGTCAAATAGAAGCAGTAAATAACCTGGAGCTTCAGATACCACTCGCTTGATTAGATCCCCGTCGCCCTTTTCAACCCGACGTAACTTCAGTCTGTGGAAACCACTGCAGCCGACAGATTCCTTATGTAGCGTGTGGACAGGAGCTCTTATCGTTGTCTCAGCACTGGGCTGCGTTGAGGAATGCTGCGTCAGCACAGGGACGGTCGTGCTGTGTGGGTGTCGACTCGTGAAACTGGTAACGATCGTGTGACATCACATGATCAGGCATCATTCAGCTTGTGGTCGATTTGTTGATGCACAATGTGGGAATCAGAAAGTTAAGAGTTAGTTTTACTTGGTTTTCAGCTCCACTTACACCTTCCAGGAAAATACTACAACGCTTTCATTACCTGTAAACTGTAAACTATAAATATTATACAAGATTAAACTCACTCACAGTAAACTTTAGTCTTGAAAGTACAGATTTTTATTGATATCTTTCCTACTTTGGGTGATGATCAATGTGGTATTTAGTCTTAAATGATCTTTGTTTAAGATCATTTCTTTATTGATAAGGCTGCAGGATATTATGTTTTGTCCGTCAGAAAATAGTAAACGTATAACTTGTTGCAGACAAATCTAACATcttcaaaaatctaaatataatctggatattttcatatttgactTTAGAAAAACTCACGTTTGAGAAACTGGAATCAGGAAGTGTTTGATATTGTTGTTTCCCGGGACTTTTACCCACTCTAGGAATTagttcatgtgttttaatgaCGTGGGAATTGAACCCGCGCAGCCGGCACTGTAATTGATTCTGTCCTGTCTGAAGGCAGCTTGTTATGCAAACATAAGTGGACTCTGTCACACGTTGGAATCACTGGCATGTGATTACGCTCTTGTTCTGCCATAATCACAGCAGAAGTCATTCTACTGACATTAGTCACAAACATACAGAGAAGTGATTGTACAGTAAATTggtgttaatttgtattttattgtgaaatcctGTGAGAGAACAAATCAAGAAATGTTATTCTGCCTCTAAATACTTTAAACTTCTTGACTTTCTTGTGCTCATTAGTTCCTCAAGGGAATATTTTTAATTGGACGTTTTGAGAGCTACTGAAAAATACATCTTCTAAACACTAAATGCATCAAGGAGAAATGTGCTTAAACAGTTTGAATCTGACCGCTTCAGTCTATTATTTACTGATTTAATAATTACAATTTGTTGAAGAAACCTATAAAATATCACCTACCTTAGCCTTTTAATAGGATTACAGCTCCTCACTGTTAAACTGAACTGTggaatcatgtgtttttgttcccaGACCAACAGTAAAGCCTTCACAGCCAAGACGTCCTGTGTGCGGCGGCGCTACAGCGAGTTTGTGTGGCTCAAGAAGAAGATGCAGAAGAACGCTGGCTTGGTGTAAGTACATCGTCCcggtttgtgttttctgtctttccagAGAAGACGGCGGAGTTTTGAAACGATGATTCATCCCAAGTCAAAAAACGTAGGACAGTGGTTTGACCTGAGACCCGAGCTGCACCTCCTGTATCAGCcgggagaagaagaaacatacTTGAGCATTTATTAATCTGCTGCTCTGTAGCTGCACTGATCAGGAGTAACGACACCTGCCCTCATATACTGTTACACTACTATGAGAGTGTGTTTCCCTTCACCTCCTGAACactaaaatactaaatattcaACTCAAATTCATCAGGTAACGAGAAACAAGTCGTTCTGATAACACTGTGGTAAAGTAGGATGCCACTGGCTGTATATAATCAGGAATTACCCAATTTCTGTGTGACTTGATTAAGTAAATAATCTGAAACCTTTTGCTTGTGGCTATTCTTCCAGGCCCGTCCCAGATCTTCCAGGAAaatccttcttctccttctgcaaTGAGGACTTTCTGGAGACGAGGAGGAACGGACTTCAGGCCTTTCTGGACAAGTCAGTTCTTCGTCTTGTTCTTCTGGAGAAAAGCATCGATAAAAGCTCAGTATTTAATCTGCTGTGGCTCTAGAAGTTACCAGACGTCCTGACTCTGTGTACCTTTGTCCTGACAGAGTGGTGAACATGACCGTGTGCCTGTCGGACAGCCAGCTCCACCTCTTCCTGCAGACCCAGCTGCCGGTCGGTCACATCCTGGACTGCGTTCAGGGCCACACCCCGTACTCGGTGACCGACGCCATCCTCACCTACGCCTCGTCCAACTGGGGCTTCGCTCAGGCTCAGGAGGAGGATTCCATCAAGGAGCCGAGTTTGACCGTCTCTTATGAGTCCATGGAGAGGTAGGAGGGGGGATCTGAACTGAGGGTTTATTGTTACTATCGTGGAAATAATCTTTAACTTGAGTCTTTATATTTAGATTCTTTTCAAATGGTTTGTGCAGGAGCTGCCTTTACAGTGCAAGACTTAAATTGTTCAGCATATTCGGAAAAACATTGTTCATTAGATtcaatgttaatataaaaacgTTGCTTAATTCAGCAATAAATTCCATATTCTGAACAATTAGCACAAACTGCTGCttgctagttagcttagcttagcatcaagGCTGAAAAGTGGAGGAAGCAGccaacaaacacaacctgcccGTCAGGCTGCTAAGGAAGTAGAAGTCCTGTCGGTAAAACCCCAGAACCACAACTTGGTGACTTCAGTTTTTGAACAAATGACATGTGTTAAGTTTTCTTCTGAGTTATTGTCATGTCAGAGTTGTgacttgctgttttttttatgtagattTTTATGAAAGCTCCTGTGTATCTGCCTCTGGGTCTAGTTATTAACAAGCacctgaaaaataacaaaacagatgCTTCGAATCAGCTGAAATTCAACATTAATGTGATTAAACTCCATGTTTAATAATTAAAGTGTTATTGTTGGTACAAAGTATTATTTCACCCCTTTAACAACCAAGTATCTCTAACTTCCAAGTGTTCATTAGAGGTGCTGGTATTTGTCACCGTTGGACAACCAGACTCGCTCAGCTACTGgttttaactttatatttaatatccAGACATGACTGGTTTCCATCCTCTTGAGTCTCGGCAAGATGGCAGTTGAGAACATgtttcacaaaaatgtcaaaccagTCCTCTAACCagtttccctctctcccactgCACAGTCCGGCTCCTCATCAACCAGTTCTACAAGCTACAGAGACGCTCAGGCCCGAGCCGCTCTCCTGTGGAGACTCTGACCCTCTGGCAGATTTACTGGAGCTCCGTGAAAAGGACCAGACAGAGTTACAGCCCGAGGAGGAATCCTCCATAACCATCTGCCAGAGGAGCGACCATCTAGAGGCCGTGGTCGAGTGTGAAGCAACAGAGGCCACCTTCTACCTGGGTGACATCCAGGACGAGAGCCTCGCAGAACAGACCCAGCAGATGAGCTGCCAGATACAGACACCAGTGGAGGTGCACTCGCCCATGGGGACTGGTTTCCAGAAGGGCTGTGAGGTGGTTTGTGAGCTTGAGagtgcagaagaagaggaagaggaaaaagatgtGACTTTAGATACAGAAGAAAAGACTGTTTGCCTTTCAGAAGTGGAAGTAAAGACCGATCAGCTGCTCAGTCCTGAGGAGACACATATAGAAAATGTCGCCTGTGAGCCAGAACAATGTATAAATCCTGAAGTAATATTAGATTTTAAAGACAATGACTGTGAGAATACGATCATAGGAAGTAGTGGCAGCTCTCAGGAGGAGGTTCTGGAAGTCGTCTGCTCTGAGAGGCAGGTTCTAGAAAACCACGTCACCTCTGAGCTAAACCACGCTGACGCCACGGAGGGTCAAGTTCCACACGTCCGCTGTGAGGAGGAGTCAAAGAAATCAGACAGCGAAGAAAGTTCTGAATCTGAGAGCGAAGAGGAGACGACACCTCAGTCAAAAATCCACGTAGAAACTGAGGATGTGAAGAGCGTCCCAGAGGAGGACAGTCGCAGCGGCGTTCAACAACTGGACCAAGttgaacaggaagtggatttAGTGGGGACCAAGGATGACAGCGACGAGGACACGCACTCGCTGCCGTCCTCTAACGAGAGCATCGTCAAGGTCAGCGACGAGGAGGAGAGCATCTGTGACGACACCGAGGAGTCGATCCAGGCTGTGAACGGCTTCGTGAAGATGTCCGACGTGGACGCCTCCAGCCGGAACATCTTGGACCTGCAGATGAACGGATTCCCTGTGGAAAAAGACGAGCTACACTACTTCACACCTCTGGACCTGAACTCCACCGAAGCTGGTGGAGACTTGACTGAAAGTGGAGACTTCAGCGTCCTGGAGAGCAGCTGCGTTCCCGGAGCAGCCGACGCTAAATGTGCGGAGGAGGAAACTCTGGAAGACTCACGAGGTGCAGGTGAAGGTTTAACAGCTGCAGTGACACCCGCGGTCCACGAGGCGGCTGAGGGACACGTCCTCTAACAAAgactcagtcacacacagattAACGAGGTTCATGGGCGGAGCTGTTCAGATTGTTGTGTTTACCTCCTGATCCGTTAGAGTCCGACGAGGACAGAGACGTAAGATATTTAAGAAACCACTCAGACGTTAGgctcaagttgtttttaaaatagagtttatttaattttaaactaTTCTCTTCTTTTAAACTCAGGTACACTAAACACTGGCACCGTTTTTCTCCTCTGCCGTAATGATCGGGAtggttccccccccccgctcagGTTTACAGAAACAGACGAGATGCATCTGGTTTCCTGATCAGAAGCTCgaggttttattgttgtataaacagaaagtgaatattTCTAGAGCTGAAATTACTTTATTAAATTatgacaaacacatttgaattaaaGGATCAGTTGTAATTTACTCACGTGaggatttgatttttttttgggatACGCAATGAAAATCTCTGGGTTTTGGACGGTTGAtcaggtcatgtgacatcaccGAGGTCTGTGGGAAGTTAAACCAGGCATGTTTCACCATTTCCTTCATTCATAGACAAAATTATTAGTGAGTTGAGGAACAATAATCAGCAGATTGATAAGTGGTTGCAGCCCCACTTTCACAGTAAATACatctgctgtgctgtgttgcCCATAAGCAGGTTCCTTCCTAACGCCCGCGTCTCACTGGATGTTTTTACAGCACGTGGCGGCTGCGTCGCTGATCCTGCTTTAACGATAAAATCCTCGTTAAGCAAATAAATGGATCGACAGGAAACGCTCGAGTGCTTTTACTTAGATTTTCACGGTGAATCGCACTCACACCAGAGACCTGAGAAGCGGCTCGTGGCTCCAGTGGGTCCCGGGCGTAACGTGATGCAACTGGAAGTGACAGTGGACCAGTCAGTTCCAGTTACCTGCCAAGAGGCTTCAGTTAGAGTCGTCTCAACAGACACTCGAccgaatgggggggggggaggaaggaagaaataACGTTAACAGAACAAAGCACAGATAAATATGGTTTGGTTTCATGAACAATTATCAGAATTGAATCGTTAATCGACTTAATTTACATCGAGACACTCCCACAACTAACTTCTGGAACACGTTCAGTTCTTTCACTTTATGTTTCTGACTCAAGACACTGGAGTTCTCTCTGTGAACGGACTTATTTCACGTCACAACGCACAACGCGTCCTCTTCTCTAACTAAACCACAGTTGAAT
This is a stretch of genomic DNA from Hippoglossus stenolepis isolate QCI-W04-F060 chromosome 21, HSTE1.2, whole genome shotgun sequence. It encodes these proteins:
- the snx11 gene encoding sorting nexin-11 translates to MNSNQDDEFVAVRVQDPRIQNEGSWNSHVDFKIFLHTNSKAFTAKTSCVRRRYSEFVWLKKKMQKNAGLVPVPDLPGKSFFSFCNEDFLETRRNGLQAFLDKVVNMTVCLSDSQLHLFLQTQLPVGHILDCVQGHTPYSVTDAILTYASSNWGFAQAQEEDSIKEPSLTVSYESMESPAPHQPVLQATETLRPEPLSCGDSDPLADLLELREKDQTELQPEEESSITICQRSDHLEAVVECEATEATFYLGDIQDESLAEQTQQMSCQIQTPVEVHSPMGTGFQKGCEVVCELESAEEEEEEKDVTLDTEEKTVCLSEVEVKTDQLLSPEETHIENVACEPEQCINPEVILDFKDNDCENTIIGSSGSSQEEVLEVVCSERQVLENHVTSELNHADATEGQVPHVRCEEESKKSDSEESSESESEEETTPQSKIHVETEDVKSVPEEDSRSGVQQLDQVEQEVDLVGTKDDSDEDTHSLPSSNESIVKVSDEEESICDDTEESIQAVNGFVKMSDVDASSRNILDLQMNGFPVEKDELHYFTPLDLNSTEAGGDLTESGDFSVLESSCVPGAADAKCAEEETLEDSRGAGEGLTAAVTPAVHEAAEGHVL